Genomic window (Desulfuromonadales bacterium):
CCGGTTACGTATCCAGACAACAATAACGGAAATTTCTTTTTTTCCTGCAAGGCCTCTTTATTTTCGCCGTTCTGTATGTATAACCATCGATAATCAAACAATATTTTTACTTGTTTTTTTCCCCGTTGACACAACATTCAAAGGGGAGTATATGGAGTTTGACGGATACGTTCCGGCCGGGAATGCGCAAGAAGACGATGCATAAAAAGCAACCCCTTTTTATAGCCGCCAGCCTCCCAGGCTACCCGGACCGATGGCACGCATCCGCTGCTCCCCCGTCGGGGGAACGGTAATACTTCGAAGGCTTTTAAAGGGGTTCACCATGCACGTTGCACTCACCTTCAATCTGCGGCAGGAGTCCGTCCAGGAAGTGGAACCGCCCGCGGAGCCTCCCTCCGAACCTCCCTCGCCAGTAGCCGACGACATCTACGCCGAGTGGGATGACATTCACACGATCAAGGCGGTGGAGGCGGCGTTGGCTTCGCAACATCAGGTCAGCCTCGTCGAGGCCGACCTCGACGCCTTCGAAACCTTTCGCAAGCTTCGTCCCGATCTGGTCTTCAACATTGCCGAGGGTCTGCTGGGCAACAGCCGCGAGGCGCAAATCCCGGCGATGCTCGACATGCTCGGCATCCCCTACACCGGCAGCGATCCGGTCACCCTCGGCATCTGTCTCGACAAACGGCGGACCAAGGAAATACTTGCCTGCCACGGGGTCCCCACCCCCCGCTTCGCCGTTGTCCATTCCTTGTCGGAAATCCCCGGCCGCCTGCGCTACCCGCTGATGGTCAAGCCGATCCTCGAAGGCTCCAGCAAAGGAGTTACGGACAAGGCACTGGTGCAGGACCGTCGTGCACTGCGCCGGCAGATAGAGTGGGTGCTCAACACCTACCAGCAGCCGGCGCTGGTCGAAGAGTTCCTCCCCGGCAGGGAGTTTACCGTCGCCCTGCTCGGCAACGGCTCGTCACTGCAGGCGCTGCCGATCGTAGAGATCAACTTCGACACCCTGCCGGCAGGGGTGAACCCCATCTATTCCTTTGAAGCCAAATGGCTCTGGGACCGGGAAGAAAACCCCCTGCAGATCTTCTCCTGTCCTGCTCCAGTGGAACCGCTCCTGAGAAAGAACATCGAAGAGACGTGCAAACGGGCCTTCCGGGTGCTGGGCTGCCGTGACTGGTGCCGGATCGACGTGCGTCTGGATGCCCGCGGATTGCCCAACATCATCGAACTCAACCCCCTTCCCGGCATCCTGCCGCGGCCGGAACAGAACAGCTGCTTCCCCAAGGCGGCAAGGGCGGCCGGCCTTTCCTATGAGCAGATGATTCTAGGCGTGGTAGAAGCCGCCAGAGAACGGCTCGGATTGAGCCAGGGGGGGCTGGATGAACGTCGCTGTATGCTATAACCGTGTCCCTCCCAAGCTGTTCAAGGGGGAGGCCGGCGACCGAATTTCCGAGAAGGGGGCCGAAACCGAGGCCCGCGCCGTCAGCAAGGCCCTCAAGGAGCTTGGGCACGCACCCAAGCTGGTCCCCCTTGGTGCCGATGTCGCCAAGTTCATCGATGATCTGCGTACCGCGGCACCGGAGGCGGTCTTCAACCTCTGCGAAGGGTTCTGGGGCGACAGCCGAAAGGAAATGCACGTCGCTGCCCTTCTCGACCTGCTCGGCTACGCCTACACCGGAGCCACCCCGCTTTCTCTTGGTCTTACCCAGGACAAGGTCCGCACCAAAGACCTGCTGATGCGCCACGGCCTGCCCACCCCCAAGTACATCCTGGTCAAGATGGGCGAACATTTTCCCAAGACCCGCGACCTGGCCTATCCCCTGATCATCAAGCCGCGATTCGAAGACGCCTCGCTGGGTATCACCCTCGACAGCATCGTCGAGAGCGAAGCCGCCCTGAAAAGACGCATCCAGTACGTGCACGACACCTACCATCAGGGTGCGCTGGTCGAAGAATTCATTGAAGGGCGGGAAATCAATGCTGCAGTGCTTGGCAACGCCCCCTTTGAGGCGCTGCCACTCTCCGAAATCCGTTTTCAGCCGGGGCTGAGCCGGTCCATCGTCAGCTACAACGGCAAGTGGCTGGAGGAATCGGCGGAATACGCGAAGACCGAACCGGTCTGCCCCGCGCCCCTCAAGGCCAAGGAGGAATTCCTCCTTCGGGATGTCGCCCTGCGTGCCTACAAGATTCTTGAATGCCGTGACTATGCCCGGGTCGACATCCGCCTGCGCAACGACGTACCGTATATTCTCGAAGTCAACGCCAATCCCGATATTGCTCCCGGCGCCGGCCTGGCCAGGGCCGCACGGGCGGCTGGACTGACCTACCCGAAGCTGATCGACCGCATCCTGCAGATGGCGCTCAAGCGCAAGGAGACCGTGCATGCGAAACCTTAAGCGCGAGGACCTGCCCGATCTCATTCGGGTCCTCAACGAGACCGGGGCATTTAACGACATCGAAGTTGGCTGTGCCGTGGAACTGCTCGGCATCGTTCTCGATGACCCGAACCAGAAAGACTATATCGTGGCCGTCGCCGAGGATGACGGGCGGGCCGTCGGCTATGTGCTCTACGGGCCGGTGCCGTTGACCGAGGGAAATTTCGACCTCTACTGGATCGCCACCGATCCCAGGGTACAAGGGAGAGGCTTTGGCCGGAAACTGCTGGCCCACGCCGAAGCGGATGCCCGTACCCGCGGCGGCAGAATGATCTGCCTGGAAACCTCTTCCCAAGGCGGATATGAGCGTACCCGGCTTTTTTACGAACAGGCCGGCTACGTCGAAGAATCGAGGATTCTTGATTTTTACCGCCCTGGCGATGATCGCATCACGTACGTTAAACGCTTTTCCACCAAGGAGAAGAGCTGAGACGATGGAGACCTGGCAAAGACTTTTGCAGGCAAGCGTCACCCGGCCCGGCGACCTGACCCGCCGGTTTGGCGTCGACCCCCGTCCCCTGGAGGCGGTAGCCGAGCGCTACCCCATGCGCGTCAACCCCTATTATCTCAGCCTCATCCAATCGGTCGACGATCCGATCTGGCGGCAGGCCGTTCCCGCCGCGGACGAACTGCACGACCAGGTCTGCCCCGCCGACCCTCTGGAGGAGGAAAACCAGAGTCCGGTCCCCAACCTGATCCACCGCTACCCCGACCGGGCGCTCTTTCTGGTCTGTTCCGAATGCGCCATGTATTGCCGTTTCTGCACCCGCAAGCGCAAGGTTGGCGGAGAGAACATGGTCATCAACCGCGAAACTCTCGAGGAGGGCCTTCGCTACCTCCGGAACCATCCGGAAATCCGGGACGTCATTCTCTCCGGTGGCGACCCCCTGCTGCTCGCCGACGAGCGTCTGGAGTGGATTCTCAAGGAACTGCGGGCCATTCCGAGCGTGGAGATCATCCGCATCGGGACCCGGGTGCCAGTCGTCCTGCCGCAGCGGATCACGCCGGCACTGGTGCGGATCCTGCGACGCTTCCACCCCCTCTACATCAACACCCACTTCAACCATCCGGCCGAGATCACCGACCTCTCGGCCCGGGCCTGCGGCCGACTCGTCGATGCGGGCATCCCCCTGGGAAACCAGTCGGTACTGCTGCGCGGGGTGAACGATGACCCCGGGACAATGAAGCGGCTGATGCAGAAGCTGCTCGCCATCCGGGTCAAGCCCTACTACATCTACCAAGCCGACATGGTGCAGGGGACCGATCATTTCCGCACGACCGTCGAGGAAGGGATCGGCATTATCCGCGCCCTGCGCGGGCACACTTCCGGCCTGGCGGTTCCCGCTTACGTCATCGACGCCCCGGGCGGGGGAGGCAAGATCCCGCTTCTCCCCGACTATTTGCAGGAATTGGGCGATGACGTCGTGCTGAAGAATTATCTGGGTGAAACTTACCATTATCGCAACGCTTCCCCGGCAAAGGAAGGCGAACGCCAGGATGATGCCATAGGACAATGATCAAGGGTCTTTTCTGGGACAATGACGGCATTCTGGTGGACACGGAGCCCCTCTATTTCCGCGCCACCAGAGAGGTTCTGGCCGGATTCGGCGTCGAGCTGACGCAGCAGCAGTTTGTCGACATCTCGCTGAAAGACGGCAGCAGCCTCTTCTCGCTTGTCGCGGACAACCTGACAACGGCAGAACTGGGTGCGGCTCGGCGGTCCAGAGACGAGCGATATGCCGAACTGCTGCGGGAGGAAACCAGGATAATACCGGGAGTCGAGGAAACTTTGGCCGCCCTGCACGGGAGGGTAAGGATGGCCATCGTGACCAGTTCACGGTCCGAGCACTTCGCTCTCATCCACGACCGTTCAGGATTGCTCAAATACTTCGATTTCGTTTTGACCCGCGATGACTACGTCAGCTCCAAACCGCACCCCGAACCGTATCTGACGGCCTTGCGCAAAAGCGGCCTGCGCCCCGAAGATTGCCGGGTTATCGAGGATTCGGAAAGGGGCCTGCTCGCGGCGTGCCGGGCCGGGCTGCGCTGCCTCGTCATCCCCGGCAAGTTGACCCGGAGCGGGGATTTCTCTTCGGCAGAGCGGGTCCTGACCGACATCCGCGAGGTGCCCGCCGCCCTGCAGGACCTTCCGCCCGGTTAAACATCACGGCCAGGAGGAATGTGAAAAATTCTCTTGAATTCCCGTTGGACATCCTATAGTATTTAGTTTGAACGTTGGTCCGGTCTTCCGGATCGACAGTTCGGCCCCGTATACACCCCCCCTCCGTGTACGGGGTCTTTTTATGCCTTCCTGATCCCTTCTCACCCTGAATTCCGGCATCCCGAACGCCAGACCTATCCATCTAGCCGCAGCAAAGCGGCTGGGCCTGCCAGCTATTTTGATTGCATGCCCTCCGGTTATTTTGTAGAATCGCGCCATGTTCCCCTGGCTCCCCCAAAAAAGCCAGGGGGTTTTCGCCCCGTGATACCCCTCCTTCACGGGGCATTTTTTGTTTCTGTCCCCCGCCCCCTCCCCTGCCGGCCACTTGCCTGAAAAGACTGCGAATGCTACTGTTGAAGCGTACCGGGAAAGGGCGCTTCGATGAAACATCCTCTTCGCAATGGGCAAGACCCAGTTACCCGACTCTCCGGAATCGACCTGAGCATTCTCCCCCTCGACGGGGGTGAGCATTACAACCGCCTTATTTTCGAAAAAAGTCCCTACCTGCTGCAACACGCCGAAAATCCCATCGACTGGCACCCCTGGGGAGAGGATGCCTTCGCCAGAGCCAGGGCCGAGGACAAACCCGTCTTTATCTCCATCGGCTACTCCACCTGCCACTGGTGTCACGTCATGGCCCACGAGTCCTTCGAGGACGCGGAAGTCGCCCGGGTCATCAATCGTCACTTCATCGCCATCAAAATCGACCGGGAGGAACGCCCGGACCTCGACAATACCTATATGGCCGTCTGCCAGATGATGACCGGCAGCGGCGGCTGGCCGCTCAACCTCGTCCTGACGCCCGAGAAAAAACCGTTCTTCGCCGCCACCTACATCCCCAGAACCGCACGCATGGGGATGGCCGGGCTGACCACCATCCTGGAGAAAATCGCCGAACTCTGGCTCACCGACCGGAGCCGGCTGCTGCAAACGGGTGAAGAAGTCCAACTGGCACTGCATCGGTTCGAGCAGGGTGCGACGACCAGTCGACCGCTCTCCGAGGCCCCCCTGCGGCAGGCCTTCGAGCAGTACGCGCAGACCTTTGACCGGCACGACGCCGGGTTTGGCAATGCCCCCAAGTTCCCGGCTCCGCACAATCTTTCGCTGCTGCTGGGAATCTGGCAGCGGACCGGGGAAGAGAAGGCCAGGGTCATGGCATTGCAGACCCTGCAGCGCCTGCGCCTGGGCGGAATCTTCGACCAGATCGGTTTCGGCCTGCACCGCTACTCGGTCGACGCCCGCTGGCTGGTGCCGCACTTCGAGAAAATGCTCTACGATCAGGCACTGGCGGTCAACGCCTACCTCGATGCCTGGCTGGCCACGCAGGACACCTTCTACGCGCAGGCCGCCAGGGAAATCCTCAGCTATGTTCTGCGCGACCTGAGCCATCCGGAAGGCGGCTTCTATTGCGGCGAAGACGCCGACTCGGAGGGCGCCGAAGGGACCTTTTATCTCTGGACCCCGGCG
Coding sequences:
- a CDS encoding thioredoxin domain-containing protein gives rise to the protein MKHPLRNGQDPVTRLSGIDLSILPLDGGEHYNRLIFEKSPYLLQHAENPIDWHPWGEDAFARARAEDKPVFISIGYSTCHWCHVMAHESFEDAEVARVINRHFIAIKIDREERPDLDNTYMAVCQMMTGSGGWPLNLVLTPEKKPFFAATYIPRTARMGMAGLTTILEKIAELWLTDRSRLLQTGEEVQLALHRFEQGATTSRPLSEAPLRQAFEQYAQTFDRHDAGFGNAPKFPAPHNLSLLLGIWQRTGEEKARVMALQTLQRLRLGGIFDQIGFGLHRYSVDARWLVPHFEKMLYDQALAVNAYLDAWLATQDTFYAQAAREILSYVLRDLSHPEGGFYCGEDADSEGAEGTFYLWTPAQVTEILGKELGTIFCRSYGITEAGNFEGKSIPHLEEDIATLANRVGVEPGQLADLLAEGRRKLFAARQKRERPHRDDKILAGWSGLTIAALARAGAALNEAELIEAARRAADFVLANLRRKDGRLLRRWRQGEAAIPAFLEDYAFLGWGLTELFLAGFDSQCLESAQELSDAMLALFDDGQGGLFDTGADAEKVLIRGRSLQDGAIPSGTSVATFNLLRLGRLTGNTAREAKGEALLAANLDQVNRYPAGYAQLLSALDYALGPKTEIILAPAADGSPPQALLAELRRRFLPRTQAIVYRAGDTRLESLAPIVQGKGPVEGIAAAWVCRDHTCLPPVTTPEELAALLTRTP
- a CDS encoding ATP-grasp domain-containing protein → MNVAVCYNRVPPKLFKGEAGDRISEKGAETEARAVSKALKELGHAPKLVPLGADVAKFIDDLRTAAPEAVFNLCEGFWGDSRKEMHVAALLDLLGYAYTGATPLSLGLTQDKVRTKDLLMRHGLPTPKYILVKMGEHFPKTRDLAYPLIIKPRFEDASLGITLDSIVESEAALKRRIQYVHDTYHQGALVEEFIEGREINAAVLGNAPFEALPLSEIRFQPGLSRSIVSYNGKWLEESAEYAKTEPVCPAPLKAKEEFLLRDVALRAYKILECRDYARVDIRLRNDVPYILEVNANPDIAPGAGLARAARAAGLTYPKLIDRILQMALKRKETVHAKP
- a CDS encoding KamA family radical SAM protein is translated as METWQRLLQASVTRPGDLTRRFGVDPRPLEAVAERYPMRVNPYYLSLIQSVDDPIWRQAVPAADELHDQVCPADPLEEENQSPVPNLIHRYPDRALFLVCSECAMYCRFCTRKRKVGGENMVINRETLEEGLRYLRNHPEIRDVILSGGDPLLLADERLEWILKELRAIPSVEIIRIGTRVPVVLPQRITPALVRILRRFHPLYINTHFNHPAEITDLSARACGRLVDAGIPLGNQSVLLRGVNDDPGTMKRLMQKLLAIRVKPYYIYQADMVQGTDHFRTTVEEGIGIIRALRGHTSGLAVPAYVIDAPGGGGKIPLLPDYLQELGDDVVLKNYLGETYHYRNASPAKEGERQDDAIGQ
- a CDS encoding GNAT family N-acetyltransferase — translated: MRNLKREDLPDLIRVLNETGAFNDIEVGCAVELLGIVLDDPNQKDYIVAVAEDDGRAVGYVLYGPVPLTEGNFDLYWIATDPRVQGRGFGRKLLAHAEADARTRGGRMICLETSSQGGYERTRLFYEQAGYVEESRILDFYRPGDDRITYVKRFSTKEKS
- a CDS encoding ATP-grasp domain-containing protein, with translation MHVALTFNLRQESVQEVEPPAEPPSEPPSPVADDIYAEWDDIHTIKAVEAALASQHQVSLVEADLDAFETFRKLRPDLVFNIAEGLLGNSREAQIPAMLDMLGIPYTGSDPVTLGICLDKRRTKEILACHGVPTPRFAVVHSLSEIPGRLRYPLMVKPILEGSSKGVTDKALVQDRRALRRQIEWVLNTYQQPALVEEFLPGREFTVALLGNGSSLQALPIVEINFDTLPAGVNPIYSFEAKWLWDREENPLQIFSCPAPVEPLLRKNIEETCKRAFRVLGCRDWCRIDVRLDARGLPNIIELNPLPGILPRPEQNSCFPKAARAAGLSYEQMILGVVEAARERLGLSQGGLDERRCML
- a CDS encoding HAD family phosphatase; its protein translation is MIKGLFWDNDGILVDTEPLYFRATREVLAGFGVELTQQQFVDISLKDGSSLFSLVADNLTTAELGAARRSRDERYAELLREETRIIPGVEETLAALHGRVRMAIVTSSRSEHFALIHDRSGLLKYFDFVLTRDDYVSSKPHPEPYLTALRKSGLRPEDCRVIEDSERGLLAACRAGLRCLVIPGKLTRSGDFSSAERVLTDIREVPAALQDLPPG